A genome region from Microplitis mediator isolate UGA2020A chromosome 4, iyMicMedi2.1, whole genome shotgun sequence includes the following:
- the LOC130666472 gene encoding eukaryotic translation initiation factor 3 subunit D-like, with the protein MITTEEKVEESPQEPEVHFQAPAIQNNPDGWGPCELPDQFRDIPYQPFSKGDRLGKIADWTGLAFQDKKFTNKYASQFGSGSQYAYYHDEDESTFHLVDTTRVQKPPYQRGRFGKNQRNFRGRGSQRGGMNAMQQLGKLKPRERERKGQAKRWGRQQGFRNNKNNPPIKIRDASVTVRPDWTTIEEMDFPRLAKLSLPNIKDGEDILCCGSLEYYDKAYDRVNVKNEKPLQRIDRIFHTVTTTDDPVIRKLSKTEGTVFATDAILATIMCCTRSNYSWDIVIEKIGDKLFFDKRDNTEFDLLTVNETSVEPPTDDGNSLNSPRNLALEATFINHNFSQQVLKSSEPRFKFEEGNPFVSEEEEGDVASVAYRYRKWDLNNGITLVCRCEHDAVMQGPNGETQFLTIKALNEWDSKLANGVEWRQKLDTQRGAVLANELRNNACKLAKWTVQALLAGSDQIKFGYVSRASVRDSSKHVILGTQQYKPIEFATQINLNMDNAWGILRCIIDICLKQKDGKYLIMKDPNKPMIRLYDIPDNTFESDGEEDDDEDEPVNDAFQN; encoded by the exons ATGATAACGACGGAAGAAAAAGTAGAAGAGTCGCCGCAGGAACCTGAAGTGCACTTCCAGGCGCCGGCTATTCAGAATAATCCTGATGGATGGGGTCCATGTGAATTGCCGGACCAGTTTCGCGATATACCGTACCAGCCATTTTCTAAGGGTGACAGGTTAGGAAAA atCGCTGACTGGACAGGTCTAGCTTTCCAggataaaaaattcacaa ataaatacgCGTCTCAGTTTGGCTCAGGAAGTCAATACGCTTATTACCACGATGAAGATGAGTCGACGTTCCACTTGGTGGATACAACTCGTGTCCAAAAGCCGCCTTACCAGCGCGGGCGCTTTGGGAAGAATCAACGTAACTTCCGTGGACGAGGTAGTCAACGCGGTGGGATGAATGCAATGCAACAGCTGGGCAAACTGAAGCCACGTGAACGTGAACGCAAAGGCCAGGCCAAACGCTGGGGTCGCCAACAAGGATTTCGTAACAATAAGAACAACCCGCCAATAAAAATTCGTGATGCTTCGGTGACTGTACGACCTGACTGGACTACCATCGAAGAAATGGATTTCCCTCGTCTGGCAAAATTAAGTCTGCCGAATATAAAGGATGGCGAGGACATTCTATGCTGCGGGTCATTGGAGTACTATGACAAAGCCTACGATCGTGTCAATGTTAAGAATGAGAAACCGCTGCAGCGTATTGACAGGATCTTCCATACTGTCACTACTACTGATGATCCCGTTATCCGTAAATTATCAAAGACCGAGGGCACGGTTTTTGCTACTGATGCTATTCTGGCAACAATAATGTGTTGCACCAGGAGTAACTACAGCTGGGATATAGTTATTGAGAAAATTGGCGACAAACTCTTTTTTGACAAAAGAGACAACACCGAGTTTGATTTGTTGACAGTAAATGAAACCAGTGTTGAACCTCCAACAGATGATGGAAACTCGCTGAATTCACCGCGAAACTTGGCACTTGAAGCCACATTCATCAATCACAACTTCTCTCAGCAGGTTCTCAAGTCCAGTGAGCCTCGATTTAAATTTGAGGAAGGCAATCCTTTTGTAtctgaagaagaagaaggtgATGTAGCATCAGTTGCTTACCGATACCGCAAGTGGGATCTAAACAATGGCATCACTCTGGTATGTCGTTGCGAGCACGACGCAGTAATGCAAGGACCCAACGGCGAGACTCAGTTCCTGACAATTAAAGCCCTAAACGAATGGGACTCGAAGCTCGCCAATGGTGTTGAGTGGCGCCAAAAGTTGGACACCCAGCGAGGTGCGGTTTTAGCCAACGAATTACGTAACAACGCGTGCAAGCTCGCTAAGTGGACTGTCCAGGCTCTGCTTGCTGGATCTGATCAAATCAAATTCGGTTATGTCTCACGTGCCAGCGTACGCGATTCATCCAAACATGTTATACTCGGAACACAACAATACAAACCAATCGAATTCGCGACCCAGATTAATTTGAACATGGACAACGCCTGGGGTATTTTGCGCTGCATCATCGACATCTGTCTCAAACAAAAAGACGGCAAATACTTGATCATGAAGGACCCGAATAAACCAATGATCCGGTTGTATGACATCCCAGACAATACATTTGAAAGCGATGGCGAGGAAGATGACGACGAGGATGAACCTGTTAATGATGCTTTCCAAAACTAA
- the LOC130666473 gene encoding eukaryotic translation initiation factor 3 subunit D-like, translating to MTLTDEKEAEPVVETEVHFQAPAIQNNPDGWGPCELPDQFRDIPYQPFSKGDRLGKISDWTGVAFQDKKFTNKYASQFGSGSQYAYYHDEDESTFHLVDTTRVQKPPYQRGRFGKNQRNLRGRGGQRGGMNALQQLGKLKLRERERKGQTKRWGRNNKNNPPNKNRDASVTVRPDWSTIEEMDFPRLGKLSLPNIKDGEDILCCGSLEYYDKTYDRVNVKNEKPLQRIDRIFHTVTTTDDPVIRKLSKTEGTVFVTDAILATIMCCTRSNYSWDIVIEKIGDKLFFDKRDNTEFDLLTVNETSVEPPTDDGNSLNSPRNLALEATFINHNFSQQVLKSSEPRFKFDEGNPFVSEEEEGDVASVAYRYRKWDLNNGITLVCRCEHDAVMQGPNSETQFLTIKALNEWDSKLANGVEWRQKLDTQRGAVLANELRNNACKLAKWTVQALLAGSDQIKFGYVSRASVRDSSKHVILGTQQYKPIEFARQINLNMDNAWGILRCIIDICLKQKDGKYLIMKDPNKPMIRLYDIPDNTFESEDEEEEDEDELVNDAFQN from the exons atGACTTTAACTGACGAAAAAGAAGCAGAGCCAGTGGTGGAAACTGAAGTACATTTTCAGGCACCGGCTATTCAAAACAACCCTGATGGATGGGGTCCTTGTGAGCTGCCGGACCAATTCCGGGACATTCCGTACCAGCCATTTTCTAAAGGCGACAGATTAGGAAAG atATCCGACTGGACAGGCGTAGCTTTCCAGGACAAGAAATTCACAA acaaaTATGCATCTCAGTTTGGTTCTGGAAGCCAATACGCGTACTACCATGACGAGGATGAGTCGACATTCCACTTGGTGGACACTACTCGGGTTCAGAAGCCTCCATACCAGCGTGGACGTTTCGGCAAAAACCAACGTAATCTCCGCGGTCGCGGTGGTCAACGGGGTGGAATGAACGCACTGCAGCAGTTGGGCAAACTGAAGCTGCGCGAGCGCGAACGAAAAGGGCAAACTAAACGCTGGGGTCGGAACAACAAGAACAATCCTCCAAATAAAAATCGTGATGCTTCGGTGACTGTACGACCCGACTGGTCTACCATCGAAGAAATGGATTTCCCTCGTCTGGGAAAACTGAGTCTGCCAAACATAAAGGATGGCGAGGACATTTTATGCTGTGGGTCATTGGAGTACTATGACAAAACATACGATCGTGTCAATGTTAAGAATGAGAAACCGCTGCAGCGTATTGACAGGATCTTCCATACTGTCACTACTACTGATGATCCCGTTATCCGTAAATTATCAAAGACCGAGGGCACGGTTTTTGTTACTGATGCTATTCTGGCAACAATAATGTGTTGCACCAGGAGTAACTACAGCTGGGATATAGTTATTGAGAAAATTGGAGACAAACTCTTTTTTGACAAAAGAGATAACACCGAGTTTGATTTGTTGACAGTAAATGAAACCAGCGTTGAACCTCCAACCGATGATGGAAACTCGCTGAATTCACCGCGAAACTTGGCACTTGAAGCCACATTCATCAATCATAACTTCTCTCAGCAAGTTCTCAAGTCCAGTGAGCCTCGATTTAAATTTGACGAAGGCAATCCTTTTGTAtctgaagaagaagaaggtgATGTAGCATCAGTTGCTTACCGATACCGCAAGTGGGATCTAAACAATGGTATCACTCTGGTATGTCGTTGCGAGCACGACGCAGTAATGCAAGGACCCAACAGCGAGACTCAGTTCTTGACAATTAAAGCCCTAAACGAATGGGACTCGAAGCTCGCCAATGGCGTTGAGTGGCGCCAAAAGTTGGACACCCAGCGAGGTGCGGTTTTAGCCAACGAATTACGTAACAACGCATGCAAGCTCGCTAAGTGGACTGTCCAGGCTCTGCTTGCCGGATCTGATCAAATCAAATTCGGTTATGTCTCACGTGCCAGCGTACGCGATTCATCCAAACATGTTATACTTGGAACACAACAATACAAACCAATCGAATTTGCAAGACAGATTAATTTGAACATGGACAATGCCTGGGGTATTTTACGCTGCATCATTGATATCTGTCTCAAACAAAAAGACGGTAAATACTTGATCATGAAGGACCCGAATAAACCAATGATCAGATTGTACGACATTCCCGACAATACTTTTGAAAGTGAAGATGAGGAAGAGGAAGACGAAGATGAGCTTGTCAATGATGCTTTCCAAAATTAA